Sequence from the Neptunomonas japonica JAMM 1380 genome:
CAGTATGGTGACTCATGTGAAAAATGTGGTGCGACATATAGTCCGGTAGACCTAAAAAATGCTTACTCTGCTGTCTCTGGTGCTAAACCAATAGAAAAAGAGTCTGAACACTACTTTTTTAAACTCGGTGACTTTGAAGAGTTTCTACGCAACTGGGTTGATAAGCATGTTCAATCTCAGATGGTTCATAAACTGAATGAATGGTTTGAGTCTGGCTTACAAAATTGGGACATTTCCCGTGACGCTCCTTATTGGGGATTTGAAATTCCAGACGCACCCGGTAAGTATTTCTACGTTTGGTTAGATGCCCCTATTGGCTACATGGCTAGCTTCAAAAACTGGTGCGATAAAACAGGCGTAGAGTTCGATGAATACTGGGATGAAGCGTCAAACACCGAGCTGTATCACTTTATTGGTAAAGATATCGCTTACTTCCATACATTATTCTGGCCAGCCATGCTGGAAGGCGCGGGCTTTAAAAAGCCAGATGGAGTGTTCTGTCATGGCTTTTTGACCGTTGACGGCCAAAAGATGTCGAAGTCACGTGGCACCTTCATCATGGCGGAAACGTACCTTAACCACCTTCGCCCAGAATACCTTCGTTATTATTTTGCAGCCAAGCTTGGTTCAGGCATTGACGATATTGACCTAAACCTTGAAGACTTCCGCATGCGTGTTAATGCGGACTTAGTTAATAAGGTGGTCAACATAGCCTCTCGATGTGCTGGCTTTATTCACAAGAAATTTGACGGAAAACTTTCGGCAGAGCTTTCATCTCCCAAGCTCTACCAAGAAGCAGTCACTGCCGGCGACTCCATTGCTGATGCTTATGAGAAACGTGAATTCGGGCGAGCCATGCGTGAAATCATGGCGATCGCTGATAAAGCCAATCAATACATTGATACAGCTGAACCTTGGGTACTCGCCAAACAGGAAGACAAACAACAGGAGGTTCAAGACTGCTGTTCAATGGGTATCAACCTCTTCCGCGTTATCTGCACCTACTTAGCACCAGTACTTCCTCTGGTTACTGAGGATGTAAAAGCATTCCTAAACTTGGAGTCACTTGCTTGGGATACCGTCAAACAGCCACTAACCAATCATACTGTTAATAAATTCAAACCGCTGATGCAGCGTGTAGATGAAGATAAAATAGCGGCACTGATTGAAGATAGCCGTCAGACAATGGAAGCAACTGCTGCCATACAAGCCCCTATAGAATCATCACCGCTAAGTGATGACCCTATCAGCGATACAATTTCTTTTGACGACTTTGCAAAAGTTGATCTTCGAGTAGCACTGATAGCCAAAGCTGAGCACGTAGACGGTGCGAAGAAGCTACTGCGGCTGACACTTGATCTAGGTGGAGAGACCCGAAATGTCTTTGCTGGCATAAAATCAGCCTATTCACCTGAAGATCTACAAGGCAAGCTAACTGTTATGGTTGCCAACCTAGCACCTCGTAAAATGAAGTTTGGCATGTCTGAAGGCATGGTCTTAGCAGCAGGTCCTGGTGGCGAAGAGCTGTGGATTTTAGAGCCTCATGCAGGAGCTCAACCTGGTATGCGCATTAAATAGCTACCTAATACTCCAATAAAAAGGCCCATACGGGTCTTTTTTTTGCCTAAAGCCTTATTACTACACACTTTTAAACGACTTATTTATGCGCTAATCCAGTGCAGCGCACCTAATTTACTCACCCAAAAAGCCTCTATAAACAAATTCAAACACGCTTTCAGAACAAGTAAGCAATAACCCCTACGTAGTATAAGCGTTGTATTGAGTGTTCATTTTTGGAAATATAATTCACTAGATAAAACAAAAAGCCTCATGCGGGGAATTTATCAAATATCTACTACACTGAAATTGACAACAATAAAACCAACAATAATAAAAATAGGTACGGCCTTTGCATTATTCTCCAATGGGTGTTGCATCTAAACGCAGCACACCGCAGACCACTATAAAAATAACTTCCCTGATCCTAGGAGGATTACTCTAATGATGAAAACGAGTTTAATTACAGCAGCAATTCTTACAGTAAGCTTTGCTGGCCACGCTATGGCAGAAGGAACTTTAGATGCAGTTAAAGCCAGAGGTGTTGTTCAGTGTGGTGTTACCACTGGGCTAGCAGGCTTTTCTAATCCGGATGAAAAGGGTAACTAGAATGGTTTAGATGTTGACCTATGCCGTGCAGTTGCAGCAGCAGCGTTAGGTGATGCCAGTAAAGTTAAATTTATTCCTCTAACCGCTAAGGAACGCTTTACCGCTCTACAATCTGGTGAAATCGATGTTCTATCTCGTAACACTACGTGGACGCAGACTCGTGATACTCAACTAGGCCTTAACTTTGCCGGCGTGAATTACTATGACGGCCAAGGCTTTATGGTAGCTAAATCTCTAGGTGTAAAAAGTGCAAAAGAGCTTGATGGTGCAGCCTTCTGTATTCAGGCAGGCACGACAACAGAGCTAAACTTAGCTGATTATTTCCGCCAAAACGGTATGACATACTCTCCTGTTGTATTCGATACATCTGACCAGACGGCTAAAGGCTTCGATGCAGGACGTTGTGACGTCCTAACCTCTGACCAATCTCAGTTATATGCTATTCGTATCAAACTAGAAAAACCTGATGATGCAATGGTATTACCAGAAGTTATTTCAAAAGAGCCACTTGGCCCCGTTGTGCGTCAAGGTGATGACCAGTGGTTTAACGTTGTGAAATGGACTCACAATGCCATGCTAAACGCAGAAGAGCTGGGTATTACTTCAGCAAATGCGGATGAAATGATGAAGTCTTCAAATCCAAATGTACGTCGCCTACTTGGCCTTGAAGGACCAAAAGGAACAGGTCTTGGACTTAATGATGACTGGGCTTACCAAATTGTTAAGCAAGTAGGTAACTACGGAGAAGCATTTGACAACAATGTCGGCGCTAACTCACCACTGAAAGTAAGTCGCGGTATTAATGCACTGTGGACAAATGGTGGCTTACAGTACGCACCACCTATGCGTTAATCATTTTTAGTTGGCTATGGAACTCAGGTTCCATAGCCCTCTATAGTTGATTCCAGATAGGGGTTCTTTTTAAGACCCCTTTCTATCTGTTCCGTGGAGAATTCGATGTCGACACTTGATCGATCAAACCAAAAGAATTCTGCAACTCAACCAAGCAGTGGTCGTTTCTGGAACGACCCGGATAAACGCGCCCTGTTTTTCCAAGTATTACTTGTCTTGGGGCTTGCAGCCTTCTTCCTCTATATTATAAACAATACGCTAAGCAACCTTGAGCAACGCGGTATTACTACGGGCTTTGCTTTCCTAGATGTGGAAGCAGGTTTCGGTATTTTACAATCTCTCATTCCTTATACTGAAACAGACAGTTATGGTCGTACTTTCTTAGTTGGCTTGTTAAACACTGTTCTAGTATCTGTAATGGGTATCATTGCCGCCACACTCTTAGGTTTTTTCTTAGGTGTGGGTCGTCTATCAAAAAATTGGCTAGTTTCAAAAATTTGTACTGTCTATATTGAAATTTTTCGTAATATCCCTCTATTACTACAAATATTTTTCTGGTACTTCGCTGTTCTTCGAACACTACCCAGCCCAAGGCAAAGTATTGAGTTCCTTGGAAGCTTTATTAACGTTCGCGGTATCTATATGCCTGAACCCGTCGGAACTGATGGGTTTAATTATGTATGGATAGCCTTTTTCTTAGGCATAGTGGCCACATGGCTACTTAAACGCTGGGCAGATAAACGCCAAGACGATACTGGACAGGATTTTCCTACTTTATATGCAGGTTTAGGGCTTATCTTAGGCTTACCTTTTGTTGTGTTCCTTATTATGGGAATGCCATTAGAGATTGATCAACCAGCACTTAAAGGCTTTAATTTTGTAGGTGGCATGGTATTGATTCCCGAGCTAATGGCTTTGTGGTTGGCACTCACAATTTACACAGCGGCTTTTATCGCAGAAATAGTGCGTGGTGGTATTCTTTCTGTGCCAAACGGCCAGTTAGAAGCGGCAAGTGCTTTAGGCCTTCCTCGCGGAAGAACATTAAGATTTATTATTCTTCCTCAAGCATTGCGCGTCATAATACCCCCACTTACTAGCCAATACCTTAACCTCACAAAAAACTCATCTCTAGCAACCGCTATTGGTTACCCTGATCTGGTATCAGTATTTGCAGGCACAACACTGAACCAAACGGGACAAGCCATTGAGGTTATTTTCATGACCATGGCCGTATACCTGACGTTAAGCATTCTGACGTCAATATTTATGAACTGGTATAACAGCCGTAAAGCTTTGATTGAGCGATAGGTGGAGAGAAAATATGAAATATGATTTAGAACCCACCCTACCAGCACCTCCCAGTACAACAGGAGTATTAGGCTGGCTAAGAAGAAACCTATTTAGTAATGCGACTAACTCAATTGCCACACTCGTTATTGGCTACTTTTTAGTCACATTACTGGGTCCAGCCTTACAATGGACGTTTATAGACTCAGACTGGTTTGGTGATTCTCCTGCAGCCTGCACCAGTGGAGGTGCCTGTTGGGCGTTTATCACTTACCGCATGGACCAATTCATGTACGGGTTTTACCCTGATACTGAATACTGGCGCATAAATGCTACCTTCCTCATCTTTGCTGTTGCTATTGTCTGGCTGGTTGTTGATAAAACACCTTACAAAGGCTATGTCTCAGTATTTGTTCTTTTCATCTACCCTATCATTGCTTTTTACCTGCTTTATGGAGGAAGCTTTGGTTTAGATATTGTTGAGACCCACAAGTGGGGAGGCCTCAGCCTCACACTAGTACTTGCCGTTATAGGTATTGTTGCTGCCATGCCCTTCGGCATACTGCTGGCGCTAGGTCGACGCTCTAACATGCCAATCGTAAAGTCCTTTTCAGTGATTTACATTGAATTTTGGCGCGGCGTTCCGTTGATCACGGTTCTGTTTATGGCTTCAGTCATGCTACCCCTGTTTGTCCCTGAAGAGATCACCTTTGACAAACTATTACGTGCCTTGATCGGCATCATACTTTTCCAATCAGCCTATATGGCAGAGGTTATTCGTGGGGGCCTTCAAGCAATACCTAAAGGCCAATATGAAGCGGCTGACGCATTAGGTTTAGGTTATTGGAAATCGATGTCATTAATCATTCTTCCGCAAGCACTTAAACTGATGATTCCGGGCATCGTGAACACCTTCATTGCTCTGTTCAAAGATACCAGCCTAGTTCTTATCATTGGCTTGTTCGATATCCTAGCGATTGTCCAAGCAGCAAATAGTGACTCTGCTTGGCTAGGATTCTCAACGGAAGGCTATATTTTTGTTGCTTTTGTTTTCTGGGTCTTTTGTTTTGGTATGTCTCGTTATAGCCAAAACCTTGAAAAACGCCTACAAACCGGACACAACACGCGCTAAAAGACGTGGAGATTATTATGAGTACACAAGAAACACACGAAGCATCAGACCAGTTGATGATAGAACTAAAAGAAATGAACAAGTGGTATGGCGATTTTCACGTCTTAAAGAATATAAACCTTCAAGTTAAAAAAGGTGAGCGTATTGTTATCTGCGGCCCTTCTGGCTCAGGAAAATCAACAATGATCCGGTGTATTAACCGACTAGAAGAACACCAAAAAGGTGACATCATTGTTAATGGAATGGAGCTTACGAACGACTTAAAAAACATTGAAAGCATACGTAAAGATGTCGG
This genomic interval carries:
- the metG gene encoding methionine--tRNA ligase, which translates into the protein MPDTQRKILVTSALPYANGPIHLGHLVEYIQTDIWVRFQKQRGHNCTYVCADDAHGTPIMLKADQLGITPEELIQKVSQDHQKDFSGFMVGFDNYYSTHSEENKHFASLVYTRLRDKGHISKKTITQAYDPEKEMFLPDRFVKGDCPKCGALDQYGDSCEKCGATYSPVDLKNAYSAVSGAKPIEKESEHYFFKLGDFEEFLRNWVDKHVQSQMVHKLNEWFESGLQNWDISRDAPYWGFEIPDAPGKYFYVWLDAPIGYMASFKNWCDKTGVEFDEYWDEASNTELYHFIGKDIAYFHTLFWPAMLEGAGFKKPDGVFCHGFLTVDGQKMSKSRGTFIMAETYLNHLRPEYLRYYFAAKLGSGIDDIDLNLEDFRMRVNADLVNKVVNIASRCAGFIHKKFDGKLSAELSSPKLYQEAVTAGDSIADAYEKREFGRAMREIMAIADKANQYIDTAEPWVLAKQEDKQQEVQDCCSMGINLFRVICTYLAPVLPLVTEDVKAFLNLESLAWDTVKQPLTNHTVNKFKPLMQRVDEDKIAALIEDSRQTMEATAAIQAPIESSPLSDDPISDTISFDDFAKVDLRVALIAKAEHVDGAKKLLRLTLDLGGETRNVFAGIKSAYSPEDLQGKLTVMVANLAPRKMKFGMSEGMVLAAGPGGEELWILEPHAGAQPGMRIK
- a CDS encoding amino acid ABC transporter permease gives rise to the protein MSTLDRSNQKNSATQPSSGRFWNDPDKRALFFQVLLVLGLAAFFLYIINNTLSNLEQRGITTGFAFLDVEAGFGILQSLIPYTETDSYGRTFLVGLLNTVLVSVMGIIAATLLGFFLGVGRLSKNWLVSKICTVYIEIFRNIPLLLQIFFWYFAVLRTLPSPRQSIEFLGSFINVRGIYMPEPVGTDGFNYVWIAFFLGIVATWLLKRWADKRQDDTGQDFPTLYAGLGLILGLPFVVFLIMGMPLEIDQPALKGFNFVGGMVLIPELMALWLALTIYTAAFIAEIVRGGILSVPNGQLEAASALGLPRGRTLRFIILPQALRVIIPPLTSQYLNLTKNSSLATAIGYPDLVSVFAGTTLNQTGQAIEVIFMTMAVYLTLSILTSIFMNWYNSRKALIER
- a CDS encoding amino acid ABC transporter permease, yielding MKYDLEPTLPAPPSTTGVLGWLRRNLFSNATNSIATLVIGYFLVTLLGPALQWTFIDSDWFGDSPAACTSGGACWAFITYRMDQFMYGFYPDTEYWRINATFLIFAVAIVWLVVDKTPYKGYVSVFVLFIYPIIAFYLLYGGSFGLDIVETHKWGGLSLTLVLAVIGIVAAMPFGILLALGRRSNMPIVKSFSVIYIEFWRGVPLITVLFMASVMLPLFVPEEITFDKLLRALIGIILFQSAYMAEVIRGGLQAIPKGQYEAADALGLGYWKSMSLIILPQALKLMIPGIVNTFIALFKDTSLVLIIGLFDILAIVQAANSDSAWLGFSTEGYIFVAFVFWVFCFGMSRYSQNLEKRLQTGHNTR